One window from the genome of Cryobacterium sp. GrIS_2_6 encodes:
- a CDS encoding DUF4190 domain-containing protein, with amino-acid sequence MMLRSPQPRSSEKAGRSAIGSKFVVGGRRLPSVLSKRGFAITDFPPPVPRDDYDVPAPAPVPVDPWALDGVQRTRPPFNRTAIWGFVLACVGLVVFGFVGALATALCGRALRTIRRTGARGRGLAIAGMCIGLIDFVFYAIGRFYLG; translated from the coding sequence ATGATGCTCAGGTCGCCCCAGCCCCGGAGTTCCGAAAAGGCGGGGCGGTCCGCGATCGGCAGTAAGTTCGTTGTCGGGGGACGCCGATTGCCCTCGGTTCTTTCGAAGAGAGGGTTCGCCATTACAGATTTCCCGCCTCCCGTTCCGCGGGACGACTACGACGTGCCTGCACCTGCACCTGTGCCGGTGGATCCGTGGGCGCTCGACGGCGTCCAGAGGACCCGTCCGCCATTCAACAGGACGGCCATTTGGGGTTTCGTACTCGCCTGCGTCGGACTGGTCGTCTTCGGATTCGTCGGTGCGTTGGCTACGGCACTCTGCGGCCGTGCGCTCCGGACCATACGTCGGACGGGGGCACGTGGTCGGGGTCTGGCGATCGCGGGCATGTGCATTGGCCTCATCGACTTCGTTTTCTACGCGATCGGCCGTTTCTACCTCGGATGA
- a CDS encoding LysM domain-containing protein: protein MATLLAAILTGCTAPAVHPGSSEVSNAATPAPTAIAEEDTVKKIPGLSDLPPGTLIATGDFSGVGTTGKIQIKANGADHGFDVTLTGLQPVPLAGASLELNSLPSTASEWELQQGFSYYRYDALSQVSDQAFSTPGVDYGGFETNDPRFMRTAVIWAAPPGAPIGLGSVIATATLTWDLPNMPAGPTVTDHGSAEGARGQVSIGADGTPVSYRIAPNDTENAIAARFGITPDDLEWLNPDRFGDRLNLANITINLSMDSRGLRW, encoded by the coding sequence GTGGCGACATTGCTCGCGGCGATCCTGACAGGCTGCACGGCGCCTGCGGTGCATCCTGGTTCTTCGGAAGTGTCCAATGCGGCGACGCCAGCACCGACGGCCATTGCCGAGGAAGACACCGTGAAAAAGATTCCGGGCTTGTCGGACCTGCCTCCTGGCACATTAATCGCCACGGGAGATTTCAGTGGCGTGGGAACCACGGGGAAGATCCAGATCAAGGCGAACGGCGCGGACCATGGGTTCGACGTCACCTTGACCGGCTTGCAACCTGTGCCGCTTGCCGGAGCCTCGCTCGAGCTGAATTCCCTGCCGTCCACGGCAAGCGAGTGGGAGCTGCAGCAGGGCTTCAGTTACTACCGATACGACGCGCTCAGTCAGGTGTCCGATCAAGCCTTCTCGACACCGGGGGTCGACTACGGTGGTTTCGAGACGAACGATCCCCGCTTCATGCGCACAGCCGTGATCTGGGCGGCACCGCCGGGAGCGCCGATCGGCCTGGGTAGCGTCATCGCGACCGCCACACTCACCTGGGACCTTCCCAACATGCCTGCGGGCCCCACTGTCACCGACCATGGCTCCGCCGAGGGCGCGCGAGGTCAGGTTTCCATTGGAGCTGACGGCACGCCCGTCAGCTACCGGATCGCTCCAAACGACACGGAGAATGCAATCGCTGCCCGGTTCGGCATCACCCCAGATGACCTCGAATGGCTCAACCCGGATCGATTCGGCGATCGACTCAACCTGGCCAACATCACGATAAACCTGTCAATGGACTCGCGTGGCCTTCGTTGGTGA
- a CDS encoding ATP-binding protein — protein sequence MPVAEPAERAFIRDRIVASVDATLRAQQSVLVDDDVTAGEVHGQVRDIVNDTLLALADEADRGSFDPTAIIERVEAGLASANIGRSRAGHDVHPSDSLSAASALFDLALPHLVEALDDVTFTAPTAIAVARALHHCIMARVASASVGYVDVLLERLSVAQTEERMRVSRELHDRVAHGIAASLQRVTLGIAAVRTRTDDGIQMFTMATGLLEQALEDTREIALELRQTVGNNVLDDAVRDFLGDAASAGSTTAVHTKGIPRRIPAGVGEEVFLIIREALRNAVSHANAAHIDVTFTWTAHNVAIEIHDDGIGFDPFHVRTESMGLLTMRERADVIGADMTITSKTGEGTSITLTVPSRNGTR from the coding sequence ATGCCAGTAGCCGAGCCAGCCGAGCGCGCATTCATCCGCGACCGGATTGTCGCGTCCGTTGACGCCACGCTGCGCGCGCAGCAGAGTGTTCTCGTGGACGACGACGTCACCGCGGGGGAAGTTCACGGTCAAGTCCGGGACATCGTCAACGACACCCTGCTCGCCCTCGCCGACGAAGCAGACCGCGGATCGTTCGACCCGACTGCCATCATTGAGCGGGTCGAGGCCGGCCTTGCGTCAGCGAACATTGGCCGTTCCCGGGCAGGCCACGATGTCCACCCCTCAGACAGTCTCTCCGCAGCGAGCGCGTTGTTCGATCTGGCTCTCCCGCACCTCGTTGAGGCGCTGGACGACGTGACGTTTACCGCGCCGACAGCGATCGCCGTCGCACGCGCCTTGCATCACTGCATCATGGCGCGAGTAGCGTCGGCGTCAGTCGGGTACGTGGATGTCCTTCTCGAACGTCTCTCGGTGGCGCAGACAGAAGAGCGGATGCGCGTCTCACGCGAGCTCCATGATCGTGTCGCCCACGGTATCGCAGCGAGCCTCCAACGTGTCACGTTGGGTATCGCAGCCGTACGCACCCGCACCGATGATGGCATCCAGATGTTCACGATGGCTACGGGATTGCTTGAACAAGCGCTCGAGGACACTCGTGAGATCGCCCTCGAGCTCCGGCAGACCGTGGGGAACAACGTCCTTGATGACGCTGTGCGTGATTTCCTGGGCGACGCGGCGTCTGCGGGGTCCACGACAGCGGTCCACACGAAGGGCATACCGCGCCGGATTCCTGCGGGAGTCGGCGAAGAGGTGTTCCTCATCATTCGGGAGGCACTGAGGAACGCGGTCTCACACGCGAATGCGGCACACATCGATGTCACCTTCACCTGGACCGCCCACAACGTCGCAATCGAGATCCACGACGATGGCATCGGATTCGACCCGTTCCACGTGCGCACAGAATCCATGGGACTACTGACCATGCGCGAACGAGCTGACGTCATCGGCGCCGACATGACTATTACGTCGAAAACCGGCGAGGGCACGTCGATCACGCTCACCGTGCCGAGCAGGAACGGTACGCGGTGA
- a CDS encoding response regulator transcription factor yields the protein MTIVARRVVLVDDHALFRRGLSLLLQQDERIAIVAEGESGEQAVSLALEHQPDVLLLDVEMAGASAESTLRQIARLAPDVAVIILTMHRDSVLRQELLRAGAASYFTKDVASQDLIEAILAPSRPQPRTAGNEEPARPNKLLSDREMQVLRMVGQAASNKDISSRLSIAEGTVKRHTTNIYAKLGATSRIDAIRKAARLGLFT from the coding sequence GTGACAATCGTTGCCCGACGTGTCGTCCTGGTCGACGATCACGCCCTCTTCCGACGTGGGCTCTCTCTGCTCCTGCAGCAGGACGAGCGAATAGCGATCGTCGCGGAAGGTGAATCCGGTGAACAAGCCGTCAGTCTCGCTCTCGAGCACCAGCCCGATGTACTGCTCCTGGACGTGGAGATGGCCGGAGCGTCCGCAGAATCGACCCTGCGGCAGATCGCCCGCCTGGCTCCGGACGTGGCGGTGATCATCCTCACCATGCATCGCGACAGCGTGCTCAGGCAGGAGCTTCTGCGGGCCGGTGCAGCCTCGTACTTCACCAAGGACGTCGCCAGCCAGGACCTCATCGAGGCAATCCTTGCCCCGTCCCGTCCACAGCCCAGGACAGCGGGCAATGAAGAGCCGGCCCGGCCCAACAAATTACTCTCCGACCGAGAGATGCAGGTCCTGCGCATGGTCGGCCAGGCAGCTTCCAACAAGGACATCAGCAGCCGACTCTCAATCGCCGAGGGCACAGTGAAACGGCACACCACGAACATCTACGCCAAACTCGGCGCAACATCCCGAATCGATGCCATTCGAAAGGCAGCACGGCTCGGACTGTTCACGTGA
- a CDS encoding alpha/beta hydrolase, translating to MTEITAHHGLFKDTNLHVDDTGGPGRPVVLIHGWPLSGEAWKDQVLALQQAGYRVITYDRRGFGRSDKPARGYTYDTLTEDLHTLLAQLNLNDVTLVGFSMGGGEVARYFSKYGDQRLRSVVFASAVPPYMMQGDGNPDGPLTKEAAAKMTADLTQDEDSFYDGFTRDFFSVNGELKVTEAQRQEALALCRQADKKAALACMATFGGTDFRDDLPHVTVPTLVLHGDGDAVVPFEGSGQRTHAALPESELYVIAGAPHGCNVSHPDEWNTALLAFLAK from the coding sequence ATGACGGAGATCACTGCACACCACGGATTGTTCAAAGACACTAACCTGCACGTGGACGACACCGGCGGGCCGGGACGCCCTGTAGTCCTAATCCACGGATGGCCGCTCTCGGGTGAAGCATGGAAGGACCAGGTGCTTGCGCTCCAGCAGGCCGGATATCGAGTCATCACCTACGACCGCCGCGGGTTCGGTCGCAGTGACAAACCCGCCCGGGGTTACACCTACGACACCCTGACCGAGGACCTGCACACTCTTCTGGCGCAACTGAACCTGAACGACGTGACCCTGGTCGGGTTCTCCATGGGCGGCGGCGAAGTTGCCCGCTACTTCAGCAAGTACGGCGACCAACGTCTCCGCAGCGTGGTCTTTGCGTCTGCTGTCCCCCCGTACATGATGCAGGGCGATGGCAATCCCGACGGTCCCCTGACGAAGGAAGCCGCCGCAAAGATGACAGCTGACCTGACTCAGGACGAAGACTCGTTCTATGACGGGTTCACACGCGATTTCTTCTCAGTGAACGGTGAGCTGAAGGTCACTGAAGCGCAACGCCAGGAGGCCCTCGCTCTCTGCAGGCAAGCCGATAAAAAGGCCGCGCTTGCTTGTATGGCAACGTTTGGTGGAACTGACTTCCGCGACGATCTGCCCCACGTGACCGTTCCAACACTGGTCCTTCACGGCGACGGGGACGCAGTGGTTCCCTTCGAAGGATCCGGACAACGCACCCACGCCGCACTGCCGGAAAGTGAGCTCTACGTTATCGCCGGTGCACCGCACGGATGTAACGTCAGCCACCCCGACGAATGGAACACCGCCCTCCTCGCCTTCCTCGCAAAATAG
- a CDS encoding twin-arginine translocase TatA/TatE family subunit produces MFGLTLEKLLLVGVVAVFLVGPEKLPHYAAMLGRVVRQLRVLASGASDRLRDEMGPDFDDVDWKKYDPRKYDPRRIIREALLDSDDAPPHSPSQVQPPTDDPLASPTGAEDVVQQEPVITPPATEPSGPDISGTSDAR; encoded by the coding sequence ATGTTTGGTTTGACGTTGGAGAAGTTGTTGCTGGTTGGGGTGGTGGCAGTTTTTTTGGTGGGCCCGGAAAAGCTTCCGCATTACGCGGCCATGTTGGGCCGTGTAGTGCGGCAGTTGCGGGTATTGGCGTCCGGGGCATCGGATCGGCTACGGGATGAGATGGGCCCTGACTTCGATGACGTCGACTGGAAGAAGTACGATCCCCGCAAGTATGACCCCCGCCGGATCATCCGTGAGGCACTCCTGGACAGTGACGATGCGCCGCCACACAGCCCCAGCCAGGTGCAGCCCCCCACCGACGATCCGCTCGCTTCGCCAACGGGAGCGGAAGATGTCGTCCAGCAGGAACCCGTGATCACACCGCCAGCGACCGAACCCTCAGGACCCGACATTTCCGGGACAAGCGACGCTCGTTGA
- the tatC gene encoding twin-arginine translocase subunit TatC has translation MTLGQHLLELRKRLFLAAAGILLGAIVGWLLSGFVWDALREPIYAIVHAQHRNAQINYPDITSAFDLKLKISVYVGLIVSSPVWLYQTFAFLMPGLTRTEKRYTFAFFFTAIPLFLAGCAAGWYVLPHVVELMTGFAPTQDAAFINAQNYFDFVLKLVVAIGIAFVLPVFLVLLNFAGVISAQSIIKSWRIATLIIILFTAIATPAADVISMFLLAIPMVLLYFTAYGIAALHDRRTAKRAQNLEEGLTA, from the coding sequence ATGACTTTGGGCCAGCATCTTCTGGAACTACGTAAACGCCTGTTCCTCGCAGCGGCCGGGATTCTGCTCGGCGCCATCGTGGGCTGGTTACTCTCCGGCTTCGTCTGGGACGCGCTCAGGGAACCGATCTATGCCATCGTGCACGCCCAACACCGAAACGCTCAAATCAACTACCCCGACATCACGTCCGCCTTTGACCTGAAGCTGAAAATATCGGTCTACGTCGGCCTGATCGTGTCCAGCCCAGTCTGGCTCTACCAAACCTTCGCGTTCCTGATGCCCGGCCTCACTCGCACAGAAAAGCGGTACACGTTCGCCTTCTTCTTCACCGCCATTCCCCTGTTTCTGGCTGGCTGCGCGGCGGGATGGTATGTCCTTCCCCACGTCGTGGAACTCATGACCGGATTCGCACCCACCCAAGACGCGGCTTTCATCAACGCCCAAAACTACTTCGACTTCGTCCTCAAACTCGTCGTCGCTATCGGGATCGCTTTCGTGCTCCCAGTGTTCCTGGTACTGCTGAATTTCGCTGGCGTGATCAGCGCCCAGTCCATCATCAAGTCCTGGCGAATCGCAACGCTCATCATCATCTTGTTCACTGCCATTGCGACCCCGGCCGCCGATGTCATCTCCATGTTCCTGCTCGCCATCCCCATGGTCCTGCTCTACTTCACCGCGTACGGCATCGCCGCCCTTCACGATCGTCGCACCGCCAAACGTGCCCAAAACCTCGAGGAAGGGCTCACCGCCTGA
- the tatA gene encoding Sec-independent protein translocase subunit TatA: MLGNLTGWHFLIILVIILLLFGAPKLPGLARSLGQSMKILKSEIRTEPEDDKPVSSAVTPEPRIEPAKQTGATGPSSMP; encoded by the coding sequence ATGCTGGGCAATTTGACTGGATGGCATTTCCTGATCATTCTGGTGATCATTTTGCTGCTCTTTGGCGCACCCAAACTTCCCGGGCTTGCCCGGAGCTTGGGTCAGTCGATGAAGATTCTCAAAAGCGAAATCAGAACGGAACCAGAAGACGACAAACCCGTTTCGTCAGCTGTCACCCCTGAGCCGCGCATTGAGCCCGCCAAGCAGACGGGCGCCACTGGGCCGTCTTCGATGCCGTAA
- a CDS encoding ferritin-like domain-containing protein gives MFEHKFITNAISRSAENALDRRRFFQAAGVAGFGVGSAVLLAGQPALATERKDDGGAPSDSAILNFALNLEYLEAEFYLQAVTGNGLPDDMITGRGQQGDVSGGYAVPFDTPAIRKYAQEIAADEKSHVAFLRSALGGAAVSRPTLNLDDSFTAAALAAGLIGPGETFDVFENEVNFLFGAFIFEDVGVTAYKGAAPLISNKTYLEAAAGLLAVEAYHAGIIRTTLYSLGVETPSIYPTVQKISDARDSLDGPTDLDQGIGTADKSNLVPTDANALAFSRTPGQVLNIAYLTPNKATSGGFFPDGVNGKINTSGH, from the coding sequence ATGTTTGAGCACAAATTCATTACTAACGCGATCAGCAGGAGCGCGGAAAACGCCTTGGACCGGCGCCGTTTTTTCCAGGCAGCGGGAGTCGCCGGATTCGGTGTCGGATCAGCGGTGCTCCTCGCCGGTCAACCCGCCCTTGCCACCGAACGAAAAGATGACGGTGGTGCGCCCAGCGATTCCGCAATTTTGAACTTCGCCCTGAACCTGGAATACCTCGAGGCGGAGTTCTACCTCCAAGCCGTGACAGGTAACGGACTGCCAGATGACATGATCACCGGGCGCGGCCAGCAAGGAGACGTCAGCGGCGGCTACGCCGTGCCCTTCGACACCCCCGCGATCCGTAAGTACGCGCAAGAAATCGCGGCGGACGAGAAATCCCACGTCGCCTTCCTCCGGAGCGCACTCGGTGGCGCCGCAGTGTCCCGGCCCACGCTCAACCTCGATGACAGCTTCACCGCCGCAGCCCTCGCCGCTGGACTGATCGGCCCCGGCGAAACCTTCGACGTGTTCGAGAACGAAGTCAACTTCCTCTTCGGCGCCTTCATCTTCGAAGACGTCGGCGTGACCGCCTACAAAGGCGCCGCACCCCTGATCAGCAACAAAACCTACCTGGAAGCCGCGGCCGGCCTCCTCGCCGTTGAGGCCTACCACGCAGGCATCATCCGAACCACCCTCTACTCTCTCGGCGTGGAGACCCCATCGATCTACCCGACCGTCCAGAAAATCTCCGACGCCCGAGACAGCCTCGACGGGCCCACGGACCTTGACCAAGGCATCGGCACAGCCGACAAGTCCAACCTGGTCCCCACGGACGCGAACGCGCTCGCCTTCAGCCGCACCCCCGGCCAAGTCCTCAACATCGCCTACCTCACCCCCAACAAGGCCACCTCCGGCGGATTCTTCCCCGACGGCGTCAACGGCAAAATCAACACCAGCGGACACTAA
- a CDS encoding right-handed parallel beta-helix repeat-containing protein, protein MKHPPVFLVLVLAIALLAVFAVLYSGWLTQENTPLGNPGVATEPSQYAATPAATTPTENTGCPTSAAAVNVTSAAELTQALDHPQPGTVIHLAAAVYAGNFTASGRGSAALPIVLCGTKGSILDGGDDRHGYVLHLQDAAFWVLDGFTVRNGQKGVMLDGTSNTVLQNLTVEHVGDEAIHLRAFSSDNTLVGNTIRDTGLFKPKFGEGIYVGTAQSNWCTISNCAPDTSDRNVITGNTISGTTAESVDIKEGTTGGTLNQNTFDGSAIVQSAATAWANVKGNNWTIDSNTGTNSPEDGFQTHEILHGWGTGNIFRNNTANVNGPGYGFALTPILGNIVECGAQSSNAQHGLANVPCTPI, encoded by the coding sequence GTGAAGCACCCCCCGGTCTTTCTGGTCTTGGTCCTGGCGATTGCCCTGTTGGCCGTTTTCGCCGTCCTCTACAGCGGCTGGCTCACCCAAGAGAACACTCCCTTAGGTAACCCAGGAGTTGCCACCGAACCGAGCCAGTACGCCGCCACCCCGGCTGCCACCACGCCCACCGAGAACACGGGGTGCCCCACGAGTGCCGCCGCCGTGAACGTGACCAGTGCCGCCGAGCTCACTCAAGCCCTGGACCACCCGCAGCCTGGAACGGTCATCCATCTCGCCGCCGCTGTCTATGCCGGAAATTTCACCGCGTCCGGGCGAGGCAGCGCCGCATTGCCCATCGTCCTCTGCGGAACCAAGGGCAGCATTCTGGATGGAGGTGATGACCGTCACGGGTATGTTCTGCACCTCCAAGACGCCGCATTCTGGGTTCTAGACGGTTTCACTGTCCGCAACGGGCAGAAGGGAGTGATGTTGGATGGGACCAGCAACACGGTCCTCCAGAATCTGACCGTTGAGCACGTGGGCGATGAAGCCATCCACCTGAGGGCCTTCAGCAGTGACAACACGCTGGTCGGCAACACGATCAGAGACACGGGGCTTTTCAAGCCCAAATTCGGTGAAGGCATCTACGTCGGCACTGCCCAAAGCAACTGGTGCACCATCAGTAACTGCGCCCCCGATACCAGCGACCGCAATGTCATCACCGGGAATACCATCTCGGGCACCACAGCGGAAAGCGTCGACATCAAAGAGGGAACAACCGGCGGCACTCTGAACCAGAACACGTTCGACGGTTCGGCGATTGTGCAGTCTGCGGCCACTGCCTGGGCAAATGTCAAAGGCAACAATTGGACCATCGACTCCAATACAGGCACGAACTCTCCCGAGGACGGCTTTCAAACCCACGAAATTCTCCACGGGTGGGGAACCGGGAACATCTTCCGCAACAACACCGCAAACGTCAACGGCCCCGGCTACGGATTCGCTCTCACTCCCATCCTCGGCAACATCGTCGAATGCGGCGCTCAAAGCTCCAACGCCCAACACGGCCTCGCCAACGTGCCCTGTACCCCTATCTAA
- a CDS encoding right-handed parallel beta-helix repeat-containing protein, translating into MTALVLVVVSAIAATWILGVNAGKQIVPTSLARSDAAGPGPGHEGASYPGDPDKEAALVTGENKRLVYVRAMATLAPFRVRSLVGPFRLQTQGTFTLVLPGRDSAYTLADMLALAPDTLVRQPEGWYLLSENVVVLTGATLKLDTPEGLSLRLKSDPASFVSIVTFGGSLTVSGTSANPATITSWDPASGTPDTITSDGRAYIRAIGGHTELTDAHIANLGFWGGNTGGLAFTGTDPSNILDPAIGSLNPATGPIPTGAPLVAGADLAKISVGAGEQHTLVSASIDHVTVTGNAYGLFASNAHNMSVHDTQISRSLIDGIALHQAVIDTTISNTTSSDNFGDGFSLDRSSSNVLYQGDTASNNGRDGFNIDGQPLALGPGPAGLGTQGYGGNRIVNSTISGNTRNGIEISGGQNVEVTASSIARNEDGILVDHGAANVQLTNNTLQDQRSRAITIRDAGTSSTVTGNTISGGDTGVSLRNSAASVTANVLAGITNHGMALQGDTSQSHITDNTVSGTGSTAIWSETTAASAGDSIVGNNDVRGWHPAPTLATVTNWVFQPLTFVWLFLATLLVGSAFTRKRHLQLRSIRSPFPEHAQPSRNPAIGEGTKNIEHTPVPARRLL; encoded by the coding sequence ATGACCGCTCTGGTTTTGGTCGTAGTTTCAGCGATCGCGGCCACCTGGATCCTCGGAGTCAATGCGGGTAAACAAATTGTGCCGACGAGCCTTGCCCGGAGTGACGCTGCTGGCCCGGGTCCCGGACACGAGGGGGCTTCATATCCGGGCGACCCGGACAAGGAGGCGGCCTTGGTGACCGGGGAGAACAAACGACTGGTCTATGTGAGGGCCATGGCCACCCTCGCTCCGTTCCGAGTACGCAGCCTGGTCGGTCCGTTTCGCCTGCAAACCCAAGGAACATTCACGCTTGTCCTACCCGGGCGGGACAGCGCTTACACGCTGGCAGACATGCTCGCCCTAGCCCCGGACACTCTAGTCCGACAGCCGGAAGGGTGGTATTTGCTTTCTGAAAACGTGGTTGTCCTGACGGGGGCGACGTTGAAGCTAGACACTCCCGAAGGTCTTAGCCTGCGCCTGAAGAGTGACCCGGCTTCCTTCGTCTCGATCGTCACTTTCGGAGGCTCCCTCACCGTGTCCGGGACGTCGGCAAACCCAGCAACGATCACCAGCTGGGATCCCGCTTCGGGAACACCGGACACCATCACCAGCGACGGCCGGGCATACATCCGGGCGATCGGTGGACACACCGAACTCACCGACGCACACATCGCAAATCTCGGCTTTTGGGGCGGGAACACCGGCGGCCTCGCGTTCACGGGAACGGACCCGTCAAACATTTTGGATCCCGCGATCGGCTCCCTCAACCCGGCAACGGGGCCCATCCCAACTGGTGCCCCTTTGGTTGCGGGGGCGGACCTGGCTAAAATTTCCGTCGGAGCGGGGGAGCAACACACCCTCGTTTCTGCGAGCATCGACCATGTCACTGTCACGGGAAACGCTTATGGTCTTTTTGCGAGCAACGCACACAACATGAGCGTTCACGATACCCAGATCTCACGGAGCCTTATCGACGGCATAGCGTTACACCAAGCAGTGATCGACACCACGATCAGCAACACCACCTCGTCAGACAACTTCGGCGACGGTTTCTCTCTCGACCGATCCAGCAGCAATGTTCTCTACCAGGGTGATACCGCATCAAACAATGGGCGTGACGGTTTCAATATTGACGGTCAGCCTCTCGCCCTCGGCCCTGGCCCGGCGGGACTTGGCACGCAGGGATATGGGGGAAACCGAATCGTGAACAGCACCATTTCGGGCAACACGCGAAACGGCATTGAGATCAGCGGCGGACAGAACGTGGAAGTGACGGCGTCCTCCATCGCTAGAAACGAGGACGGCATTCTGGTGGATCACGGCGCAGCGAACGTGCAACTGACGAATAACACCCTCCAGGACCAACGCAGCCGGGCCATCACAATCCGAGATGCCGGAACGTCATCGACCGTGACAGGAAACACCATCAGCGGCGGGGACACGGGCGTGTCTCTGCGGAATTCTGCTGCGTCTGTCACAGCGAATGTCCTGGCCGGGATCACCAACCACGGTATGGCCCTCCAAGGCGATACCAGCCAATCTCACATCACTGACAACACCGTATCGGGGACCGGGTCAACCGCGATCTGGTCCGAAACGACTGCCGCGTCCGCCGGTGACAGTATTGTCGGGAACAACGACGTCCGTGGGTGGCATCCAGCGCCCACGCTTGCAACAGTCACGAATTGGGTGTTCCAACCCCTTACCTTCGTGTGGCTCTTCCTTGCCACGCTTCTCGTCGGAAGCGCTTTCACCCGCAAACGACATTTACAACTTCGAAGCATCCGCAGCCCGTTCCCTGAGCACGCCCAGCCGTCCCGCAATCCTGCCATCGGCGAAGGAACAAAAAACATCGAACACACGCCCGTTCCGGCCCGGAGGCTGCTGTGA
- a CDS encoding glycosyltransferase — protein sequence MLSLLVAVQNLHAGFDWSVVTGVVDGVAPYFPLAVAGTIVWGLWAYRFVLSHRAAHIVTGFRASTSVVVPSFHEDVEILMSCLDSWRAQNPGEIIIVLDVADLEAFERIEKLADPRLIPVLFHHAGKRSALGCGIRLARFDILVLTDSDTWWGNGLLENVQMPFDDPLVGAVGTRQNVYQRESSVWRRIADWMVNLRYLDYVPAMGRAGAVPCVSGRTAVYRRAAVMPVLEHLEDEFFFGRRCVSGDDGRLTWLVLASGYKTVHQSSARALSMFPSSFRAFVKQRVRWSRNSYRCYLTAVFKGWLWHVPFITKVTVLQILVTPVTMGLSLYYLLFQRLQFTVLGVVGTLAWLLLGRGIRGISNLRENPKDIWLLPLYAFAVILVALPIKVYAFATMNRQGWLTRRADQIGGDGQDHRSLKRDVDTAQVAL from the coding sequence GTGCTTTCACTACTGGTTGCAGTGCAGAATCTCCATGCTGGTTTTGATTGGTCGGTCGTCACTGGTGTTGTGGACGGTGTCGCGCCCTATTTTCCCTTGGCCGTGGCGGGAACGATAGTGTGGGGTCTCTGGGCATACCGGTTTGTGTTGTCGCACCGGGCGGCCCACATAGTCACGGGCTTTCGGGCGTCGACGTCGGTTGTGGTTCCCTCGTTTCACGAGGATGTTGAGATTTTGATGAGTTGTCTGGATTCCTGGAGGGCCCAGAACCCGGGGGAGATCATCATCGTTTTGGATGTGGCCGATCTGGAGGCCTTCGAGCGAATCGAGAAGTTGGCTGATCCCCGGCTGATCCCGGTCCTGTTCCACCATGCGGGTAAGAGGTCGGCGCTGGGGTGCGGTATTCGTTTGGCTCGTTTCGACATTCTCGTTTTGACGGACTCGGACACGTGGTGGGGTAACGGGTTGTTGGAGAACGTGCAAATGCCTTTTGACGACCCGCTGGTCGGTGCGGTTGGCACGCGCCAGAACGTGTATCAGCGTGAGTCGAGCGTGTGGCGGAGGATCGCTGACTGGATGGTCAACTTGCGCTATCTCGACTACGTCCCGGCGATGGGCCGGGCTGGGGCGGTGCCCTGTGTGTCTGGCCGTACTGCCGTGTATCGTCGGGCTGCGGTCATGCCCGTTCTCGAGCACTTGGAGGATGAGTTCTTCTTCGGTCGGCGGTGCGTGTCCGGAGATGACGGGCGCCTGACATGGCTGGTTCTCGCTTCAGGATATAAAACGGTTCATCAGTCCTCCGCCCGGGCGTTGTCAATGTTCCCCTCGAGTTTTCGCGCGTTCGTGAAGCAACGAGTGCGGTGGAGCCGCAACTCCTACCGCTGCTACTTGACGGCCGTGTTCAAAGGATGGCTGTGGCACGTCCCCTTCATCACCAAAGTGACCGTGCTCCAGATCCTGGTCACCCCGGTAACCATGGGACTCAGCTTGTACTACCTTTTGTTCCAGCGTCTGCAATTTACGGTGTTGGGCGTGGTGGGCACGCTTGCGTGGTTGCTGTTGGGGCGTGGAATTCGAGGGATTTCCAACCTTCGCGAGAATCCGAAAGATATTTGGCTGTTGCCGTTGTACGCATTCGCGGTGATTTTGGTGGCGCTGCCGATCAAGGTCTACGCGTTCGCGACGATGAACCGGCAGGGCTGGTTGACTCGGCGTGCTGACCAGATCGGCGGCGACGGCCAAGACCACCGAAGCCTGAAGAGGGACGTCGACACGGCGCAGGTGGCGTTGTGA